CCAGGCAAAACACATCCAGGTCCAAAGCCACATCCCCTGTGGAAAGAGGCGTTACGGGAACCTGGGTCTCTCAAGCAGTTCAACGCTAGCGGCGCCGGCAAGACGTTCGAAAAGTCTCGCGTGCTTGTCGAAGCGCTGTCGCAAGGTTTCCTGAGAAGGGACCTTTTGGATGTCCAGAGCCTCTTTAAACCCGTGATCGCCAGCCCCTCCTCGGTGCCTTCAAAGTCGCTATTCCCCAGACACAAAATCCCAATAGAGGTCTTGACCCCATCCGCATGAGAGATCACCGGCCGTCCCGGAAATTCCTTTTCCAACCGTTGTCAGAGGTCCGTGCTGCCGTTGATCCAATGGCCCACAAGAACCAGGCCCGAGTAGGCGCTGGAGAAGACCTTCGAAGATTGTTCAATCTCCGTTCTTTTAATGAAGGCACCTAGCGGGTGAAATGGTGACAGGAGAGGCTAAAGCACAAAAGCAAATGAAATTCAGTACGATACATCCGGCAAGATACTTTTCTTTATAGACACAATCTCACGGATTAAGGGTTTTGATAGTAGCAGGCCCCTATCTGCCGATTCCATATCGCTGTTCGCCCGATGTCTCCTCCTTCACAAACCAATAGGTCACCGGCTTTCAACCCAAGCTTTCGCTCTTCAGCCTCTTCAAAGTGCATGTAGTCCAGAGTGGAGAGGTCCACTCGCCCCCACAAGACGTTAGCGGTTCGCAGAAACGGACGCATTGGAGAGCCGGAGCGCGACTTCGGCGAGAGAGACTTTCCCTGCTGTATTTCAAAAACCTCCCCCAACCGCACCACCCGCCACTCTTCGGGCAGGGGGCCGAGTTCGGTCAGGCGGAAACCGGCGGGCAAATCCTCGAGTTTCATGGTTGCTTCTCCCATGCCTTCAGGCGCCTCTGACATTCGTTTGCCGGCAGTCGGCTGCCTTGCGCCAGCATCTCCCGCAGCGCGTGGGCGGCAGCTGCGGTGGTGAGCAATCCTGCGGCTACCAGCTCATCCAGCAGCCACAAGGTGCCGCGCACGGTAACCCCGTTCTGCTCCGCCGCCTCTCGCAAACGGCGGTTGCTGGTCAGCAGGATCGCCCGCTCGCGTTGTGCCAGCACCAGATGCGCCCGGTCGTATACAGTGAGGGCGGAGTAACGGCTACCGATGGCGATGATCTGCGAAATGTCCTCCCCAGATAACGCCATGACTTGCAATCCCAAACCGTGCAATGTGTCCGGCGTAGGATCGTTCAGTTCCGCCATCGCCAGGTCGGAAATCATCCAGTCGGCCTCCAAATGGAACAGTGACTGCAATATGGCACCACGTGCACAGTCAATCAACACGCTGGCATCAATAACGCAGCGGAATCTCCTCATGCGGGCGTTGTACCTCGATCATGAATTGCGTCAGGGGCTTGCCCAGGAGTTCCGCTGCGCGTTCGGGTCCGATCACATCGTCGCGCAGGGCTCGCAAGACCAGCCGCTCAAGCCGCGTGCTAGATTCGCACGGGTAGGGGGCGCCCGGCTCGGTGATGTGCCATCCCTGGCTGCGAAAAGTCCGATAAAGCTTCTGTGCCGTCTGCGGGGAGATGATCGCCAAATCCTGAGCGCGGTGCACCCAGCCCTGCATGCTTAGCCCGTACTTTTGCTTGAGCAGATGAAGCTCCACGAGATCCAAGGAATGGCGTCGCCAGCCTAACTCGTTGAACACCGTCGGCTTGGCAACCAGGAAGGCAGCGGCGAAACGATTGGCCGCCTGCTCAACTCGTGCTTCGCTCCACGTCTCCGGCAGATCCAACACCAGATGCGCCAGTTCATGCGCCATGCTGAAACGCTGGCGATCCCCAGGCGCGTCCTGCTTAACGACGATCACCGGCGTCACCCCGTTGGCCACTAGCGAAAGTGCGTCAAAGTGGTCGTTCCCCGGCACAAAGCCCACTTTGATTCCAACGGCTTCCAGCGTTTCGGTCAGGTTGGGGATGGCATCTAACCCCAGTTGCCAGGCCTCGCGCAGGGCAATAGCAACGTCCTCTACCTGGTCCAAATGCGCTACCTGGCGGGAAAAGGTGGGCATAACAAACGATCGTTCTTCGCCGAGCAGGCACTCGATGGTCGTGTAGCGTTCCAGCCAATCCTGCACCTGGGCCTGAACATGAATCTCTGCCCGCCGCGTCATACTGCTCCGGTGGCGACGATAGACCGGTTCGGTCAACGTCACCGTCTGCGGCCGCAGCAGATATTCTATGCTGACCCCCAGCGCATCGCTCAGGCGCAGCAAAACGCCCGAGCCGGGCATATCTTCGTTGCGCTCATATTTCGAGATGGCTTGTGCGCTCACGCCAACCCGTTCTGCCAGAGCACGCAAGCTCAAACCTGCGCCTTGGCGACTGCTCTTGAGCCGTTCACCGAGTTGCATGGCCCCTGCTCCCCTGAAATGTTCTCACGATTCACCTTGCGGTTTACATTGTAATAGATAATCTATCATTTGTAAACCGAAAGGAACTCGGAGTGTGGCCCGCGATTAGCGAGAGAACCGGAACCGCGTTGAGAGGTCAACCTGTGCACCTCCAGCAGGGGGGCTGAGTTCAGTCATCTGGAAGCTGGGGGGAGGGCCTCCTCACGCGGCGCGGCGGCGCGCCCGGTCCCGTTGGCAGGTGCGTTCATCGCTTCCGTCCTCCGTTCTCGGTCGCACCGGTATCCCGGGCAAGGCGTGCCGGGCGGCGACTTTGGGTACTCGATTCGGTCATTCGGTTTCTCTCCGGCGATTTGTACTAAGTTTCAATTCTCTCTGGGCAAATTATACTTTTTCGCCCAAAAGTTTAATTTTGAACAACTACGCCGGCCCTTCATCGTGGATCACGTCCAGGATTTCTTGCGCTGCATAGGTCTTGCCGTAAGAGCCTTCACTGATCAACTGCAAGATGCCTGCCTGAACAAGTCGTTCCACGTTCTTTTGGGCACTGGGGTAGGTAACGTTCAACATACGCTGCGCTTGTGGTATAGTGAGTATCGGTGTCGTGTAAAGACTATCCGCCAGACGCAAAGCCAGGGCCGACGTCCGCGCCTGGGTCAGGCGCGCGCGCCAGCTTTGCTGCAGGTCTTGCAGCTTTTTGGCACGGATCGTTGCATCCAGGGCCTGTTCGGCCACACCGCGCAGGAAGAAGAGCAGCCATTCGCGCCAGGCCCCGCGCTCGCTTACCTCCAGCAACAAATCGTAATAAGCCTGGCGGTGACGATGAAAATACGCGCTCAGGTAGAGCAGGGGCAGCGGCAGCAGATCCCACTGCACGAGCAACAGCGACAGAAGCAGGCGCCCAATGCGACCGTTCCCGTCTACGAAGGGATGGATGGCCTCAAACTGGTAGTGCACCAGCCCCAGGCGGATCAGCGGCGGATAGTCGTCCTCGCGGTGCAGGTATTTCTCCAGCGCGTCCAGCGCCGCGTGCATCTCCGCCGGGGGTGGGGGCACAAAGGTCGCCTCGTTCAACGTGCAGCCGGGCGGACCGATCCAGTTCTGCGTGCGCCGGAACTCGCCCGGCGTGGTATGTCCGCCGCGCACACCGGCCATCAGCCGCTCGTGCAGCTCACGGATCAGGCGCAGGCTGACCGGCAAGGTCGTCAGGCGCTTCAGACCGTACTCCAGCGCGTTCACGTAATTCAGCACCTCGCGTACATCCGATTCGGGCACGGACGACTCCATGCCGGGCAACGGCAGTTGTCTCGCCTCGTAGGCATACAAGTCGGTAATATCCGCCCGCGTCCCCTCGATGCGCGAGGAAAGCACCGCTTCACGGCGCACAAAGGGGCCGATGAGCAGATGGGGATTGGACATGGTGCGCCCTAAGCCGGCCAGCTCGCTCAGGGCCCGGTCCGCCGCGGAAAGTACGGCGGTTAATTCCCAATCTGCCGGCAGGCGCGGCGGCAAGGGGTTGGGCACGAAAGCCCAGTAAGCCGTGTCCCCCTGTCCAACCCGGATGACTTTTCCGGATGTGCTATTTTCAAATCGCTTCGGATCCATGAATTTGTCCTTTGGGTTGCCTTCTCAACCTCTGCGCGTCTCATGTTTCCGGCAGGGGGCCGAGTTCGGTCATCGGGAAGCCGGGGGGAAGAACGGTATACTCGCTCATAGCGCCAGCCCCATTTCTTTCAGCACGTCGCGCAGGGCGCGGTCCGCCGCCGTCCGTTCCTCCTCAGCCTCGCGCAGCAGTACCATAGCTTCCTCCAATGGCAGAGTTTCCTCCTGCCCGTTTACGCTGACGTAGCGACTAGGAGAAAGGTTATAGTCATTGCGGGCGGCATCCTCGCGGGTGATAATCGCGGCAAACCCTTCCTCGGCCCGCCAGCCGTGATATACGTTCGCGATGGCGGCGATGTCGGCGTCGGTCAGGTAGTTCTTGGGCCGGCCTTTGCCATAGCGCCGGCTGGCGTTGATGAGCAGAATCTCGCCGGGGTGGCGCTTTTTGCGGTGGATGACAATGATCACTCCCGGCGCGGTGGTGTTGTAGAAAAGATTTTCGGGCAGCAGAAGCACCGCCTCGATCAGATCTCCCTCCACGAAGGCCTTGCGGATATCGCGCTCGCGGTTAGAGCCCTGGTTGCCGCTACCGCGGCTGACCGCGCCGGTATCCAGCACGACCGCCATGCGCCCGGTCTCATTGAGCGAGGCCAGCATGTGCTGCAGCCAAGCCCAGTCGGCGCTGGAGGCAGGCGGGATGCCGAGGCCGAAACGGTCGTAGGGGTCGTTTTCGTAGAGATCGGTCGGGAAGTTCTGATTCCACATCGGGTTGGCCACCACGACGTTGAAGGTTTTCAGGCGGCCAGCGTCGTCCTTGAAGGCTGGGTGGCGCATGGTGTCGCCGATGCGGATGTCAGCCTCCAGGTCGTGGATGACGGCGTTCATACGCGCCATCGCAAAAGTTGCCGAGTTGATTTCCTGCCCGAAAAGACGCAGCGGCTGAAGGGAGGTCGGCAGCCGCCGCCGGTTGTTCTCCTGGACGCCGTGCGTTTCCAGCAGGCGCAGGTGGCATTTGATGAGCAGACCGCCGGAGCCGCAGCAGGGGTCGTAGATGCGCTCACCCGGCCGCGGCTCAATGAGCCGTGCCATGAGCACCGCTACTTCGCGCGGGGTGTAGAACTCCCCGGCGCTCTGGCCGCTATCTTCGGCGAACTTGCGCAGCAGGTACTCGTAGGCGCGCCCGAGCACGTCCGGCTCCACGTCGTCGAGACCCAGCCGGTGGCGGGAGAGTACCTCAATGAGCTGCGCCAGGTAGTCGTCCGGGACAATGCGCTGTCCGGCTGTGGTGGCGTTAAAGTCCACTATGTCAATCACGCCCTGCAGGCGAGGGTTCTCGCGGGCCACAGCGCGGACTGCGTCGGTCAGGTACTGGCCCAGGCCGGCTGGGGCGTGGGTGCGGATCGCCTCCCAACGTGCGTTTGCCGGTAGGTAGAATCGCACGAGTCGGTGATCTTGCTCCACCAAGCGCGGGGCCTCCTTGCCCAGTTCGGTCTTCAGATGCGCCACTTCATCGTCAAAAACATCGGACAGCCGCTTGAGGAAGCCCAGCGGGAGAATATAGTCCTTGAATTTGGCGGAGTCTACAGGCCCGCGGATGGCGCAGGCGGCGTCCCAGAGCCAGGTTTCCAGTGTCGTTACATCCATAATCCATCCTCGCTTTGAAAGGTTTTCTTCGATCAGGTCATCCACGTCCTGCTTGCCCGAGCCGGTGGCAGGTCCGGGTGCGGGGCGGAGGTCTTTTGCCGGCTGTTATTGGGTGTTTTGTGGCAGGTTAGGCGTCCGATCGGCTGTTCTCGTGAATCCCGGCGTCCGAAACGACAAAACGCCCCGCCTTCCGTACTTGACGGCGGGCGGGTCCTGGGGCGGAATCACTTTCGCCGCGCGGGACCACACACCAACTGGCCTGCGCCTGGAGCTGTGTTGGTTTTAGTTTCTAAATCGAGAAAGCGACGTGTCCAAGTTTTCAAAGTTTCGTCTTTGATGTATTTTCGAAGCAGGTGGGAGGCGCCTCTCGCTCCCCCAAACTACTAACCCGAGACTATCTCTTTCCTTGGGGGCACGGGCCACTGATCCGCTCATTTTGGGAGCGGAGTTTCCACGCTTCCGGATGAACCGGCGACTTGAGGCATAGATCGTGCCGCGCCGTAGCCCTACAGGCCCATATTATAAAACTCGCTTTGGGAACTGCCACAAACCAGGTGGTTCTCGAAGGGGCGTTGATTTTCTCGGGTCGCCGCCTCAGAAAAAAAAGTTCTCGCTCTCAAACCTTGTCAATTCTTGGTGCGACGGCCCACAACCGCCGCCATCTTTATCTGAACTCTATCGTTCATCACCCCAGGTTCCTAAGGATCACGTGGTTTGCTATCCCACAGGAGTATGGTAATTTGACAAGGTAGCAGGAAACTTGGGTAAGGAGTGCGCCATGGGGGGCTACGATGCGGCCGTGAAGGTTGTTTTGTCCCACTGCCGGCAGGCCGCGCTGGAATATTTTCTTGGACTGGATGTGGCGGAATCTGAGCTCTTGGAACTTCCTCAGGAAACGGCTACGGTCAGGCGGAGCGATTTCCCCATTCGGGTGCACACGTCCGACGGGCGTGTCTTTATTGTTCTCCTGGAAGTTCAAAGCCGGTGGGAACCCCAAGTCCCCTTGAAGCTTTTGGAATACGATGTTCGCTACCGCTTGAAAACGGGTCTTACGGTCTATCCCGCAGTGATGCTTCTCGTTCCCAGCGGAAACGTGGTGGAATCCTTTGAGAACGACTTCATTCACTACCGGTTTCGGGTCATTTCCCTTGCGGCTATGGACGCTCGAAAGGTGCTGGAATCAGGAAATCCGTGCCTCATGCCTTTTGTTGGGCTCATGCGGGGAGGCTCCGAAGTTTTTCAAATGGCCGAAGAGGTCATCTACGAATCACAGCTCAAACGAAGCGACAAGGCGGATCTTTTGACCGGCATGGCACTCCTTTCAGGCTTGGTGGACAAGGATTTACCCAGGAAATTGCTGGATCGCAGGAGGGATATTATGACGGAATCCTATGCCTATGAACTGATCAAGAAGGAAGGCTATGAAGAGGGTCTCCGTTCGGGGATAGAACGCGGAAGACAAGAGGGATTAGAGCAGGGATTAGAGAAGGGATTAGAGAAGGGATTAGAGCAGGGATTAGAGCGGGGATTAGAGCAGGGAATGCAGCAGGGAACGTTGGAGGCCACGAGGGAACATATTATAGAAACGCTGGATGCACGGTTTCAGGATATTCCCAAAGACGTCCTGCGTTGTCTTCGAAGGATCCAAGAGGTGGATGCTTTGAAAATCCTTTTCAAGAGAGCTCTAAGGGTTCGCTCCCTCGACGAATTCCAGGAATCCCTGAAACGCCTTCTTGATTAGCTTAATTCCTTAATCCGTGAGGTTCTGTCTATAAATAAAAGTATCATGCTGAATGTATCGTATTGAATTTCATTCTCTTTTGTGCTCTAGGGTCTCCTGTCACAATTTCAGCCGGCAGGTGCTCTCATGAAAAGAATCGAGACTGAACAATCGACGAAGGCGGTCTACATGGCGTTGCTCACGTGAGATTCGAACCAGTTCAGGATACCTTCTCTGTGGCTCTTTATGGCGGATGAAGATGTGACGGAGTCATTGTGACAAGCACGAAGTTCCTGGAAAACCGACGATCGCTCCCACTGGCATGTGTCATGAGCAGGCGGGCCGTCAAAGGCGAAGTCGGCGATTTACGATCATCGGGGAACCGGTGCTCTCGGTTATGTCTCCGTTGGTGTTCCCGCCTTCGACCCTTCTTGACTGTTTGAAGGCGTAACAGACGGTGCCGAGCCCATTGGCAGAGACGTTCCGGCTTCCCCGATAAACACAACTCAGGTTCCGGTCATGGCAGGGATTCCAGGACCTTGAGAAGGTTGGGGACAGTGTCCTTAGGGGAAACCGGGGACCATACTTTTAGAAGAATGCCGGAAGAATCAAAGAGGAAAGCCGAACGCGTGATGCCCTGCACCTTTTTGCCTCGAACCACCTTTTCTCCCCAGACTCCTAAGGCTTCAGCCACCAAATGGTCCGAATCGGATAGCAGAGGGTAACATAGGCCATGCTTTTCGGCGAAGCGTTTCTGCGTCCCGGGGGAATCGGGGCTGATCCCTAAAACCTTCACCCCCAAGCCCTCCAGTTGCTGGAGAGCTTCCTGCACCGAGACGGCCTGAGCTGTGCAACCTCCCGTGTTGGCCCGAGGGTAAAAAAAGATGAAGAGTTTAGATCCGGCAAAGTCTTCGGGACGCACCACGTTGCCGTCCTGATCCAAAAGGGAAAAGGAGGGCACGGAATCCCCGGGGGCCAACGACGCGGGCTGGAGTGATGCGCACATGAAGCGGCTCCTTTCATGACCTATAATCGGCGTTAATTTTTACGTAATCATACGAAAAATCGCATGTATACACGGTTTCCGACTCGGTTCCTTCTCCTAGCTCCAAGGTGATGTGAATATCCTTTTCTCGAAGCACGGCCGACGCTTTGGCTTCCAGGGTTTCGTCTTGAACGGGTTGCCCGTTTTGAAAAATGCGCACATCGTCAAAAAATAAACTGACACGGTGAGGATCAAAATCCACGCCGGAGCGGCCGGCTGCCGCGACGACTCTTCCCCAATTGGCGTCCTGACCGAAAAGGGCGGTCTTGACCAAGGGGGAATTCGCAATAGTCCTCGCTACTTGCAAGGCACGTTCTCGCGTGCCGGCTTGAGAGACCGTAACCGTCACGAACTTGGTGGCTCCTTCACCGTCTCGAACGATCTGCTGCGCAAGATCCAGACAAACCTGAGTGAGCAGCTCACCGAAAACTTTGGCTTTCGAAGATAAGGGATCCGTGATGAGGTCATGATCAGCAGAACCGCTTGCCAGAACCAGGACCGTATCATTGGTGCTGGTATCCCCGTCCACGGTGATTCGATTAAAGGAACGGTTCACGGATTCGGTGAGCCAATAGGCCAGCACTTCTGGCGTCAGGCACGCATCGGTGGCCACGAAGGCCAGCATGGTGGCCATGTCGGGAGAGATCATGCCGGATCCTTTAGCCATGCCGCCGCAGGTGATAGGGGTGCCGTCAAGCTGCGTTTGAGCCCAAGCCGTTTTGGGCACCGTGTCCGTGGTCATGATCGCTTTGGCGGCTTCCAGCCATCCTTTGGAATCTAACCCGGCGATGAGCCGAGGATATGCTTCATGCAAAGGTTCAAGGCGAAGTTGCGGCCCGATGACTCCCGTAGATGCCACAAGGACTTGGTGCGAAGCGATACCCAACAAAGAGGCTAAACGTTCGGCGCTTTGGCGAGCCCGCCTTAACCCTTCTTCACCCGTGCAGGCGTTGGCGATGCCCGCATTGATGAGAACCGCTCGAACATAACCTTCACTCGTGCTCAGGTGTTCCTTGCACAAAACCACCGGAGCGGCGCAAAACCGATTGCGTGTAAACACACCCGCAGCAGCCGCCGGAGTGTCAGTGAAAATCAAGGCGCAGTCCAGACGGTTCTTATAACGCATGCCGCTTTCCGCTGCGGCCACTCGAACCCCCCGCACATGAAAGGTACCTCTCTGCACGCACCCGAGCTTTCCTTCCCCATGCATGAATTTCCGCCTCACTTTCCGCAACACTTTTTATATTTTTTCCCGCTGCCACAAGGGCAGGGATCGTTCCGACCCACCTTCTTGTCCTTTTTGACCGTTTGCGGCGTGCTCGGGCCGTCGGCAGGGCCGTAATACATGGGCTGGTTTTCCTGTTCGCGGCGAAGCTGCTGAACCTCTTCTTCCCGGCGGATCTGAATGTGAAACAGAATCCGCACGGTTTCTTCTTTGAGCCGATGAATCATGTCATCAAACAGAGCATGTGCTTCTCTCTTGTATGCCACCAAAGGATCCTGCTGCGCATAGCCTCGAAGCCCAATGCCCTCCTTGAGATGATCCATGTTCAGAAGATGGTCTTTCCACAGACTGTCGAGGGTCTGGAGCAAGACGTAGTTTTCCAGATCCCTCATAAGGGTTTCGCCGAATTCCTTTTCCCGTGCAGCGTACCTTTCCTGAACCCGCTGCCAGAGAAGTTCCTTGAGGTCTTCCGGGCTCATGTCGGCAAGTTCGGAAGCCGAAGGCACCAGTCCCGGTCCAAAGAGACGTTGGACTTCCGTTCTCAAAGCTTCCAGATTCCAATCTTCGGCGTATGATTTTTCGTCTGTGTTGGATTCTATGATATCCGCCAGGAGTTCTTCGGCCATATCCATGATGGCGGGTTTAAGATCACCGCCTTTAAGGGCTTCTCGACGTTGGCGGTAGATGACTTCACGCTGTTGGTTCATCACATCGTCGTATTCCAAAAGGTGCTTACGAATACTGAAATTCTGAGCTTCCACCCGTTTTTGGGCATTTTCGATGGCTCGAGACACCAACCGATGTTCAATGGGTTCTCCTTCTTCCATGCCGATGCGCTGCATCAAACCCGAGATGCGATCAGCGGCGAAAATGCGCATAAGATCGTCTTCGAGGCTAAGGTAAAAGCGCGAAGAACCGGGATCCCCTTGACGACCCGCACGGCCGCGCAGCTGGTTGTCGATGCGCCGAGCTTCATGGCGTTCCGTGCCCAGGATGTGCAATCCTCCCAGTTCGGTCACTCCAGGGCCGAGCACGATGTCCGTCCCTCGGCCGGCCATATTGGTGGAAATGGTCACGGCACCCTTTTGACCTGCTCGGGCGATGATTTCCGCTTCTTTTTCATGATGCTTGGCGTTGAGCACTTGATGGGGAATACCCTCGCGCTTGAGCATGCGACTGAGCATTTCCGACTTGTCGATGCTCACCGTGCCCACCAGTACAGGACGCCCCTGGGTGTAGAGCTCTTTGATTTCTCGTACGACCGCCTGAAATTTTTCCCGTTCCGTTCGATAGATGCAATCCGGGTAATCTATGCGGATCATGGGCTTGTGCGTGGGAATCACCACCACTTCCAATTTGTAAATCTTGGCGAATTCTTCCGCTTCCGTATCGGCCGTACCGGTCATGCCTGCCAGTTTTTTGTACATGCGAAAGTAGTTCTGAAAAGTGATGGAAGCCAAGGTCTGGTTTTCATTTTCCACACGTACGCCTTCTTTGGCCTCCAGAGCCTGATGCAAACCATCACTGTAGCGCCGGCCAGGCATAAGACGCCCAGTGAATTCATCGACAATGATCACTTTGCCGTCTTTGACGATGTAGTCCACATCTTTCTGGAAAAGGGTGTGGGCCCGGAGAGCTTGCTGCACATGGTGCAGAAGGTCCATGTTTCGAGGATCGTAAAGATTATCGACACCGAGCAGGGATTCGGCGGCGGCGACCCCTTCTTCGGTGAGGGTGACCGTGCGGCTTTTTTCTTCCTTTGTGTAATGAATGTCGGGTTTTAGGTGAGGAATGATGCGGTTGACCCGCACATAGAGCTGCGTGGATTTTTCCGCCGGACCTGAAATGATGAGAGGAGTTCTCGCCTCGTCGATGAGGATGCTGTCCACTTCATCCACGATGGCGTAATGAAGTTCGCGCTGCACCATATCTTCCAGGCGAAACTTCATGTTGTCCCGAAGATAATCAAACCCGAACTCATTGTTGGTTCCGTAGGTGACATCGCAGTCGTAGGCGGCCTTGCGTTCTCGGTCGTCCAGCCCGTGGACGATGCAGCCCACCGTAAGGCCGAGAAACTTGTAAACGGCACCCATCCATTCACTGTCGCGTTTGGCCAGGTAATCATTGACGGTGACCACATGGACACCGCGACCCGTCAAAGCATTAAGGTAGACCGGCATGACGGCTACCAAGGTTTTGCCTTCGCCCGTTTTCATTTCGGCGATTTTGCCTTGATGCAGCACGATACCGCCGATGAGCTGCACGTCAAAGGGACGCATGCCCAGGGTTCGTGTGGCTGCTTCTCGTGCTACCGCAAAAGCTTCGGGCAAAAGATCGTCCAAAGGTTCCCCTCGCGAGACCCTTTCGCGAAATTCCGCCGTTTTGGCTTGCAGAGCCTGATCGCTC
This genomic window from Desulfosoma sp. contains:
- a CDS encoding Yae1 family protein; translation: MGGYDAAVKVVLSHCRQAALEYFLGLDVAESELLELPQETATVRRSDFPIRVHTSDGRVFIVLLEVQSRWEPQVPLKLLEYDVRYRLKTGLTVYPAVMLLVPSGNVVESFENDFIHYRFRVISLAAMDARKVLESGNPCLMPFVGLMRGGSEVFQMAEEVIYESQLKRSDKADLLTGMALLSGLVDKDLPRKLLDRRRDIMTESYAYELIKKEGYEEGLRSGIERGRQEGLEQGLEKGLEKGLEQGLERGLEQGMQQGTLEATREHIIETLDARFQDIPKDVLRCLRRIQEVDALKILFKRALRVRSLDEFQESLKRLLD
- a CDS encoding restriction endonuclease subunit S, with product MKLEDLPAGFRLTELGPLPEEWRVVRLGEVFEIQQGKSLSPKSRSGSPMRPFLRTANVLWGRVDLSTLDYMHFEEAEERKLGLKAGDLLVCEGGDIGRTAIWNRQIGACYYQNP
- the argJ gene encoding bifunctional glutamate N-acetyltransferase/amino-acid acetyltransferase ArgJ, coding for MQRGTFHVRGVRVAAAESGMRYKNRLDCALIFTDTPAAAAGVFTRNRFCAAPVVLCKEHLSTSEGYVRAVLINAGIANACTGEEGLRRARQSAERLASLLGIASHQVLVASTGVIGPQLRLEPLHEAYPRLIAGLDSKGWLEAAKAIMTTDTVPKTAWAQTQLDGTPITCGGMAKGSGMISPDMATMLAFVATDACLTPEVLAYWLTESVNRSFNRITVDGDTSTNDTVLVLASGSADHDLITDPLSSKAKVFGELLTQVCLDLAQQIVRDGEGATKFVTVTVSQAGTRERALQVARTIANSPLVKTALFGQDANWGRVVAAAGRSGVDFDPHRVSLFFDDVRIFQNGQPVQDETLEAKASAVLREKDIHITLELGEGTESETVYTCDFSYDYVKINADYRS
- the secA gene encoding preprotein translocase subunit SecA — translated: MIGALLRKVFGTHNERNIKRIAPLVDAIIQWEPSLRKLSDQALQAKTAEFRERVSRGEPLDDLLPEAFAVAREAATRTLGMRPFDVQLIGGIVLHQGKIAEMKTGEGKTLVAVMPVYLNALTGRGVHVVTVNDYLAKRDSEWMGAVYKFLGLTVGCIVHGLDDRERKAAYDCDVTYGTNNEFGFDYLRDNMKFRLEDMVQRELHYAIVDEVDSILIDEARTPLIISGPAEKSTQLYVRVNRIIPHLKPDIHYTKEEKSRTVTLTEEGVAAAESLLGVDNLYDPRNMDLLHHVQQALRAHTLFQKDVDYIVKDGKVIIVDEFTGRLMPGRRYSDGLHQALEAKEGVRVENENQTLASITFQNYFRMYKKLAGMTGTADTEAEEFAKIYKLEVVVIPTHKPMIRIDYPDCIYRTEREKFQAVVREIKELYTQGRPVLVGTVSIDKSEMLSRMLKREGIPHQVLNAKHHEKEAEIIARAGQKGAVTISTNMAGRGTDIVLGPGVTELGGLHILGTERHEARRIDNQLRGRAGRQGDPGSSRFYLSLEDDLMRIFAADRISGLMQRIGMEEGEPIEHRLVSRAIENAQKRVEAQNFSIRKHLLEYDDVMNQQREVIYRQRREALKGGDLKPAIMDMAEELLADIIESNTDEKSYAEDWNLEALRTEVQRLFGPGLVPSASELADMSPEDLKELLWQRVQERYAAREKEFGETLMRDLENYVLLQTLDSLWKDHLLNMDHLKEGIGLRGYAQQDPLVAYKREAHALFDDMIHRLKEETVRILFHIQIRREEEVQQLRREQENQPMYYGPADGPSTPQTVKKDKKVGRNDPCPCGSGKKYKKCCGK
- the bcp gene encoding thioredoxin-dependent thiol peroxidase, coding for MCASLQPASLAPGDSVPSFSLLDQDGNVVRPEDFAGSKLFIFFYPRANTGGCTAQAVSVQEALQQLEGLGVKVLGISPDSPGTQKRFAEKHGLCYPLLSDSDHLVAEALGVWGEKVVRGKKVQGITRSAFLFDSSGILLKVWSPVSPKDTVPNLLKVLESLP
- a CDS encoding Fic family protein, giving the protein MDPKRFENSTSGKVIRVGQGDTAYWAFVPNPLPPRLPADWELTAVLSAADRALSELAGLGRTMSNPHLLIGPFVRREAVLSSRIEGTRADITDLYAYEARQLPLPGMESSVPESDVREVLNYVNALEYGLKRLTTLPVSLRLIRELHERLMAGVRGGHTTPGEFRRTQNWIGPPGCTLNEATFVPPPPAEMHAALDALEKYLHREDDYPPLIRLGLVHYQFEAIHPFVDGNGRIGRLLLSLLLVQWDLLPLPLLYLSAYFHRHRQAYYDLLLEVSERGAWREWLLFFLRGVAEQALDATIRAKKLQDLQQSWRARLTQARTSALALRLADSLYTTPILTIPQAQRMLNVTYPSAQKNVERLVQAGILQLISEGSYGKTYAAQEILDVIHDEGPA
- a CDS encoding XRE family transcriptional regulator, which translates into the protein MQLGERLKSSRQGAGLSLRALAERVGVSAQAISKYERNEDMPGSGVLLRLSDALGVSIEYLLRPQTVTLTEPVYRRHRSSMTRRAEIHVQAQVQDWLERYTTIECLLGEERSFVMPTFSRQVAHLDQVEDVAIALREAWQLGLDAIPNLTETLEAVGIKVGFVPGNDHFDALSLVANGVTPVIVVKQDAPGDRQRFSMAHELAHLVLDLPETWSEARVEQAANRFAAAFLVAKPTVFNELGWRRHSLDLVELHLLKQKYGLSMQGWVHRAQDLAIISPQTAQKLYRTFRSQGWHITEPGAPYPCESSTRLERLVLRALRDDVIGPERAAELLGKPLTQFMIEVQRPHEEIPLRY
- a CDS encoding class I SAM-dependent DNA methyltransferase; translation: MDDLIEENLSKRGWIMDVTTLETWLWDAACAIRGPVDSAKFKDYILPLGFLKRLSDVFDDEVAHLKTELGKEAPRLVEQDHRLVRFYLPANARWEAIRTHAPAGLGQYLTDAVRAVARENPRLQGVIDIVDFNATTAGQRIVPDDYLAQLIEVLSRHRLGLDDVEPDVLGRAYEYLLRKFAEDSGQSAGEFYTPREVAVLMARLIEPRPGERIYDPCCGSGGLLIKCHLRLLETHGVQENNRRRLPTSLQPLRLFGQEINSATFAMARMNAVIHDLEADIRIGDTMRHPAFKDDAGRLKTFNVVVANPMWNQNFPTDLYENDPYDRFGLGIPPASSADWAWLQHMLASLNETGRMAVVLDTGAVSRGSGNQGSNRERDIRKAFVEGDLIEAVLLLPENLFYNTTAPGVIIVIHRKKRHPGEILLINASRRYGKGRPKNYLTDADIAAIANVYHGWRAEEGFAAIITREDAARNDYNLSPSRYVSVNGQEETLPLEEAMVLLREAEEERTAADRALRDVLKEMGLAL